The Glycine soja cultivar W05 chromosome 15, ASM419377v2, whole genome shotgun sequence region TTCTTCTACTTTCTATAAAcctaatttgaaataaaaataaagataaactgCTAGATGCAGCAGCCAAGAGTAATATAAGGACTCCACTAAGAAATTAGGTGCACATCATGCCATCACATGGTTGAGCAGAAAGCTTCATGACCAAAATAAACCGAGCCCCTAAAATAAGCAAATCTAAACATGTAATAGTCAAATCCAAACTTGAATAACCAGAACTCCAGGGAAATCAACAATAGCAATAATCAAAGAAAAGCggagagaaaattattaaaatggaCAATTTGAACATAGAAAGGAATGGCTGACAAGTTCTCCAgattcagtaaaaaaattaaaatattatggataaaaaaattatttaaagaaagaaagttgATAGATACATACACTATACATAACCAGAAATAGATCACAAGTCCCTTACATCCCTGACCTATCAGTTAACAATTCCCCCTCTTtcatatgtaaaaaataaaatatccatAGTCTCtggtgtgtgtgcgtgtgtctCAATGTGCATGAAGCAATAATCTTCCACGTTCCTCCTTATACATGCAAATGCAGATTTAATTTGCTTTAAACAGCTTCAACTAAGCAAAGCATTACTTCTGTCAATTGAAATTTTGCTTATCAATGTATGTGAATGTTTCCCTAGCCAATCTCATCGAAGTTTAAGCTACAACTAGCAATCAGCATTTTCTAAGAATTCCAACCCAATTTAGAAACACAAGTACAAAGAATGTAATGTAGACTATAAATCTAGAAGTTAATTTCACATCATAGTAGGTCATCCCCCTCATTCTATCTAGAATTTCTTTTCTTGCAACTTGTACTTATATGTGGTCACTGTTCAGCCTTGCACTAATGTAGTTTTTgtgtaatataataatatagtgAGATTGACAGAAAGATGTAAAACCCTGTGAAAATAGTTGAATGAGGAAAATCGAACTAGAATTATACACTCAcaatcataaatcattttatCTTGTATTTCCTAATATGAAAAATCCGAGTTTTCTAGTTATCTATTGTTTAAATACTCTCAACTCGAGACTCTAAATTCATTAATCAGAAGACCTGTGAAAATCATTGAATGATGATATTAGAGCTAAAAGTATCTACTCACGATATCTTCTTGTTCCCAAtacataaaatatcaatttccaGTAATCTGTTTTTAAATGTGATACTCTTAAGCCTGGTATCATTTAAATCTCATAAATTCAATATGCAACAGCTCTCTCCATCCTAATTAGTGGGGCAACATAGCCCTAAACAAtctcaaaaaatatttgtgttcATAGTGAAAGCAAGGGACAAGAACTACCACTCTTCAACCTTAATCCCAAACAAGACAAGAGGTACTTACTACAATTACTTCTTCACAAGTAGTACAATATGGGGTAAAAGGGTATGCATTCTTTTCTAACTTATCTATTTACAGATAATGTCATCCATTACATGATTTAACAAAATCCCATTATAGACCCCTTTTAAATGTCAATATTGGGTACCACCCTGCAGGAGACAGCAACAGATGGTATATGCAGTTGGTTTCTATTATATGGCAAAGCAACATAAAGAATGGTCAATAGGGAGAAAAGTGTAGAAAAATGAACCACACTACAGCACAGGTTTTGGCACGGTAGAACTATAAGAGAGTGAGCAGTATAAGAATTGACTAAATTCTATAGAGGAGGCAatcatttaaccaaaaatatggtatatgtatatatagcaGAGCCAAAACCATGCATACCTACATTTATTACATGAAAAGTGAGGAGTATCACAAGCTAAAAGTAATAATCAATTGCAACTAAGTTTGCTGTGCTTGACTAAGAATGCCCCATCTGTTCTGGAGGGTTATTTACATTCCTAATGTTCCACCAAAATTTGGCATTACTTCTGCCATCAGAATCCTTTCTTTCAGACTGTGCTTCCTGCATTTCAGATGAACCAGGATTCTCTGTCAAGAATCGTTCCCAGAATATGTCATTAACACCAGTAGTCACAGGGGCTTTTCCCACTGGTTGTTCTTTTGATGCATCAAGATCAGGAACAGCAACTACAGATGGCTCAGAATTCATGTTGATTCCAGGTGACTTAGGCTGATCTTCAACTTCTAGTTGCACACAAGATATAGCTGGACTATCTGCACAACTTGTAGATGCATCAAAATCCAGGTTTAAATGACTTTGAACAAAGATGTCACCAACATCATGTGTAATATCCTCCCAAAACGTCATGGATGACTCGAGCAGATCCAATCGCTCTGTGCTCGATGAGAAAATAGAGGAACCATCTGCATTTTCCCTTGGTAATACTGGGGAAGTTTCCATATGATCTTCAATGCCAGCGTCATCACTAAAGAGACCACTTCTTGGCAACCTCCTTTTTCTATCCATGTTTTCTGTCAGCAGTAAGAGATTCAAGGCTATCCCAGGTTTCTGCAACACTTGAGAAACAGAAGAAACCAAACTTTCTTGCTTCTTTTCCAACTTTTCCAAACAATCATTGGAGTGTTGTAATTGTACCTCGTACATTTTCCACTCCTGTTCATGCCTCTCTAACTCCCGAAGAAGTCTTTCTTTTTCATGTTTAAGCTTCTCTATCTCATCTTTAAAACTCCGCCTTTCGGATTCAGTCAGCAAAGAAGACCCTTGACCCTGGATATTCTGCAAAGAATGGCTATGAACAGGTTTGCGCCTATGGATATTCTTCAAAAGATGTGGCTGGCCTCTTACAAAATCATCATTTGCAAATTCCCATTGTTCAGGATCAATCTTTCTAAAGCCCTGATCAAACAGAAAACCATGGCATAGTTCAAGCAATCAAACCATTCATgtgaaaacaagaaaacaaaacaaagaagaaaaaaacaagttaTCAAATCCATAAATATGAAGAAGATTGAATTTGCTTACATAAGTGTTGAGCTGCCTGATGAAACTGGAAAAGTTGTTGTGCTTAAAGTATTTGGGTAACAAATCCCTTGAAAACTCTGGTGGGTTCCAAACAATGAAACTCCTATTGGTGGCACTCCATGAAACAATAGAATTAGTGGAAGGATCATCCACCATCTCATAAGTCTTGGTGAGGAAAGGTGGCAGGGAACTAGAATTGCCCTGAGCTTCCTCCATCATCAAAAACACAAATCTCACAGCAAAGTGAACTCTCAAAAGCCCTTTAGTATAcccagaaagaaagaaaaaaaccttTTACCTTTTCACAAATTTAACCACTACAAAacaatatacatatttatataaaaaatagactCCCTTGTTCTTCCCCCTTTTCCTTTCTATCTAGGTTTCATTAATCCCAGTAAACACCAATTAATAATTCCCATAAAACAGAGACCCTTTTTACCAATTCAATTCACAAACCCTCCTTCAAGCAAATTAATGCTCACAACCTTACCTTCACTCCCCCAGCTATAGCTGGTGTTGAATCACTCACCCAAAGGTGAAACCTTTGTCCAGATTCAAATGCTCAAACACAAGAAAAAAGCTGAAAATGGAAACAGCGAAACACAAAAGGGATTGCTTCTCCTCCAAATATGGAAAGTTCATATCTCTGTCCATAGTTGCCAAAAGCTCAAATTCTGACCATGTTTTTCGACAGTATTAAtgaattggttttttttttccagagaAAATGGAATATCTAATTTCATAaagttttaaaaaggaaaaagaacttGCAGGTCaagtaaataataaatgaatatttaattactagtttttttaataaaaaactagaaatacaataaaataaggTAAATTACCATTTTGAAGGAGATTGATGAGAAGGTGCAGGGAAAAAGAGATCTTTTAGCTATTTAGTGCTTCCAAATATGTTTGGATCCTTCGAGGCTACAAGGTAGacaattttgaattttcttctttgatttgtttctctttttcaaCATTATCTATTCTGGTTGATTTtatctgaaaataaaaacaaaagaaaaagatgatatAAAttacccaaaaataaaaaaaatattaaaagaaaattccaagtGTCTTTGACTCATCGAGCACAGAAATTTAGTTGCTGTGACCTCGTACATGGATTGGAAGTTCATGAATGTGTACGATATAATGAGTGTCCCTGAatcattagtttaaaaataaaaatattaatatttattatattaaaaacaaatatatttaatatttctttttatatgttgttcaaagtttttaattacttagacaaatgaaaattcaaaaaataaatggcaataacttgaaaaatccttttgttatatataaagaaaaaataattaaaagtattttttaaaattatatttatggaatttataaacaatattataatgaagtaaaaaaatattataatatttttaataattatcttcttcttttaaattcagaatttattttaaaattgtttatttataaattgtataaattcaaaacattattctttttatatctattttcattttgtattaaataattatgcatatcttcttagaatttaattgtttattttatattttttaaattgaattgaaattttaaaatattctttgaGAACACagttaaaatgaaaggaaaaaaaacatagatCATAGTCAatgcaatatttttataatagtaaagtctttatttcaattctttattttctttcatttttcaataataaaaattcaattaatataaaaggaaatgtaattttttaactattatctaaatatggattaaaatatgttaaaaatattaaatttttaataatcattttaaaattaatattcaagaataatttttaattaataatatacaaatatttacacAACTGATGTATTAAAATTGAACTCATAATAACAAAATCATGTCCTACCTTTCAACaacatgattttgttttttttttatttggggcATATGCATCTTTTTACATTTAACAAACTTtagtacattttttttcattatcatatTATTGGGATGGAGTGTTtatcaacattttttatatttaattattcttagAGAATTTAATTGACCTTTTTTAGCAAAGTTTTCTctaacaatctttttttttatataaggcTTGAATTCAAGagattgtttgaataaaaaatatctaaattctACATAGAGTCTTGTCTATGTATaggttttctttttataattaaagaggatatgaaataaactattttcatataaattgtcaattatttttataagttatgttgaaaagttaaatatgataaaatctATTAAGGTTGATCTAGTGacactaaaatttaaataatttgcatAAGATTTTAgattcaaataaaagaaaagtttaatgggataaaataaaaataatttatgaaatatatcaCTATAAGTTATTTTTGAAAGTTTGTTGACTCATTGACAAACTTATCAAGTCATCGAATTATATTTGATAAGTAAGAGTTATCCTCCccacaaaaatttatataatacttAATAAATATCATAAGTTTTTACCAtctaaactaataaataaaataatattagtctTTTAGCATtcaaagataaagaacatgttaaacaacaccaaaattttcaaaatgtttttggGGGGTTTTGGATAAGAACATGTTAAAAGCAAatgaaatacaaataataaagctTGTCAAGGTTAGATTTTCACCAAATTAAACTCCCTTTACTCTAAAGCATCGTATCCAACTTGAGattcaatattaatattagtCATTGTTCAAAAAAGGTATTTTAATCACTAATTTCTGAAgtgaaaaaatataagtttctCCATTAAATGTTAATTCCTTACACATTTGACAAATGAACTTGTTTTAAGTTTAATGACCCAAAGTTAACCAATAACCTTCATCATATTCCCAGTTCCAAGAGTTAATGAGTGTTCTACCGCAAATCAAGATAAAGAGAGTATTCTCAATCATAGTCACATCCTAAAATCAAGCTATGAAAGTATTTCTCAATAACAAACCATAACAAGCATTAATAATAGAAGCAAAACATTAATATTGAAGAACAAGATAAATATATAAGCATAGTTCAAATGAAACAC contains the following coding sequences:
- the LOC114388244 gene encoding heat stress transcription factor A-4a-like → MMEEAQGNSSSLPPFLTKTYEMVDDPSTNSIVSWSATNRSFIVWNPPEFSRDLLPKYFKHNNFSSFIRQLNTYGFRKIDPEQWEFANDDFVRGQPHLLKNIHRRKPVHSHSLQNIQGQGSSLLTESERRSFKDEIEKLKHEKERLLRELERHEQEWKMYEVQLQHSNDCLEKLEKKQESLVSSVSQVLQKPGIALNLLLLTENMDRKRRLPRSGLFSDDAGIEDHMETSPVLPRENADGSSIFSSSTERLDLLESSMTFWEDITHDVGDIFVQSHLNLDFDASTSCADSPAISCVQLEVEDQPKSPGINMNSEPSVVAVPDLDASKEQPVGKAPVTTGVNDIFWERFLTENPGSSEMQEAQSERKDSDGRSNAKFWWNIRNVNNPPEQMGHS